One part of the Streptomyces ferrugineus genome encodes these proteins:
- a CDS encoding ABC transporter ATP-binding protein has product MTNDLHIEQLAKSYGPEAHVLRGLDLDVPGGALAAVLGPSGCGKTTLLRVVAGFLRADAGSVTVGGRRLTGPGVQLPPERRRVGIVPQEGALFPHLSVARNVAFGLSGLDRGERRRRTEEMLDLVGLAGYGERMPHELSGGQQQRIALARALAPRPQLVLLDEPFNALDSALRAGVRADVRAALRATGATAVLVTHDQQEALSTADLVAVVRQGRVAQCDTPQALYRRPADPWVAGFVGDAVVLPGTVEHGGRTVATALGTVPLAAPSEGSGSGTVLLRPEQLRLTEAEPGGARGTVTDVCFYGHDAKVTVSVAGVDAPVDVRVAGPVSVRPGEETGLRLTGEATLHR; this is encoded by the coding sequence ATGACGAACGACCTCCACATCGAGCAACTGGCCAAGTCCTACGGCCCCGAGGCCCATGTGCTGCGCGGGCTGGACCTCGACGTGCCGGGCGGCGCCCTGGCCGCCGTGCTCGGCCCCTCCGGCTGCGGCAAGACCACCCTGCTGCGCGTCGTCGCCGGATTCCTGCGCGCCGACGCCGGTTCGGTCACCGTCGGGGGACGGCGGCTGACCGGGCCCGGTGTCCAGCTGCCGCCCGAGCGGCGGCGCGTCGGCATCGTGCCGCAGGAGGGCGCCCTCTTCCCGCATCTGAGCGTGGCCCGCAACGTGGCCTTCGGGCTGTCCGGCCTGGACCGGGGCGAGCGGCGCCGCCGCACGGAGGAGATGCTCGACCTGGTCGGACTCGCCGGATACGGCGAGCGGATGCCGCATGAGCTGTCCGGTGGCCAGCAGCAGCGCATCGCCCTGGCCAGGGCGCTCGCCCCGCGGCCCCAGCTCGTGCTGCTGGACGAGCCCTTCAACGCCCTCGACAGCGCGCTGCGCGCCGGCGTGCGGGCCGACGTGCGCGCCGCCCTGCGCGCCACCGGGGCGACGGCGGTACTGGTCACCCACGACCAGCAGGAGGCCCTGTCGACCGCCGACCTGGTCGCGGTCGTACGGCAGGGCCGGGTCGCCCAGTGCGACACGCCGCAGGCGCTCTACCGGCGCCCCGCCGACCCCTGGGTGGCCGGGTTCGTCGGCGACGCCGTCGTGCTCCCCGGCACGGTCGAGCACGGCGGCCGCACGGTCGCCACGGCTCTGGGCACCGTGCCGCTGGCCGCCCCGTCCGAGGGCTCCGGGTCCGGCACGGTGCTGCTGCGGCCCGAGCAGTTGCGGCTGACGGAGGCGGAGCCGGGCGGAGCGCGAGGCACGGTGACCGATGTGTGCTTCTACGGCCACGATGCGAAGGTGACCGTGTCCGTGGCGGGAGTCGACGCCCCCGTCGACGTCCGCGTCGCGGGTCCGGTGTCGGTGCGGCCCGGCGAGGAGACGGGCCTGCGCCTCACGGGCGAGGCCACGCTCCACCGTTGA
- a CDS encoding AMP-binding protein, with translation MPFARNLAAFGDRTALITEDGELSYRQLAARVAETAERLGPARRLVLLAGANRVDALVVYLAALSAGHPLLLVPGDSDSTLESLTAAYAPDVVAVPRQAENGTTTWALDERHPTSAHTLHPDLALLLSTSGSTGSPKLVRLSHDNLQANAESIASYQDIGDSDRAATTLPMHYCYGLSVINSHLLRGAGLIVTGRSVADAGFWELFRAARGTVLAGVPYTFDLLDRVGFEGMRLPELRRVTQAGGRLAPERVVRYAELGRRAGWELFVMYGQTEATARMAYLPPRRAAERPQAVGVPIPGGSFRLEPLDGPDGTGAPDTGELVYTGPNVMLGYAETPADLALGRTVGELRTGDIARRASDGLYEIVGRRSRFAKILGLRIDPQRVEGLLERHGVRAYCAGDDDALAVAVASEEGAEADASRVRRLVADACGLPVRAIRVRVVPDLPRLATGKPDYEAVRRLTRPAAEPSRDSARNRPGEATTEELCRLYAEILDRRDVTEDSSFVGLGGDSLSYVEMSLRLEEALGTLPADWHTTPIRELRAPGPSPTPRPARRRRTLETGIALRAVGIVLVVSAHIPVYFVQGGAHVLLGVAGFNFARFHLTDAPRGRRVRALGRSILRIAVPSMVWLAFALALTREYDLANLLLVNSLFPQDNSHPEWRYWFVEALVHFLIVLTALLALPLLDRAERRSPFGFALGLVALGVIGRYDPLGLAHVRFHLSPTVVFFLFALGWAAARARTVPRRLLLTAVLLATVPGLFPGAEGQSLRTVVVVAGLALLIWVPVLPSLDPVNRLAGLLAGSSLYIYLTHFHVYPYIRDDSPVLALLVSLAVGVMYGSLATRLMRCAPRWLDRRRAAAFVQAPGTR, from the coding sequence GTGCCGTTCGCCCGGAACCTCGCCGCGTTCGGCGACCGCACCGCGCTGATCACTGAGGACGGAGAGCTCTCCTACCGGCAACTGGCCGCGCGCGTGGCCGAGACGGCCGAACGCCTCGGTCCCGCCCGGCGCCTGGTGCTGCTGGCCGGGGCCAACCGGGTCGACGCCCTCGTCGTCTACCTCGCCGCCCTGTCGGCCGGGCATCCGCTCCTGCTGGTCCCCGGCGACAGCGACAGCACCCTCGAATCGCTGACCGCCGCCTACGCCCCCGACGTGGTCGCCGTACCGCGACAAGCCGAGAACGGCACCACGACCTGGGCCCTCGACGAGCGGCACCCCACCTCCGCCCACACCCTCCACCCCGACCTCGCCCTGCTGCTGAGCACCTCCGGCTCCACGGGCTCACCCAAACTGGTCCGGCTCTCCCACGACAACCTCCAGGCCAACGCCGAGTCCATCGCCTCGTACCAGGACATCGGGGACAGCGACCGGGCCGCCACCACCCTGCCCATGCACTACTGCTACGGACTGTCGGTCATCAACAGCCATCTGCTGCGCGGTGCCGGACTCATCGTCACCGGACGGTCCGTGGCCGACGCCGGTTTCTGGGAGCTGTTCCGTGCCGCCCGGGGCACGGTGCTGGCCGGGGTCCCGTACACCTTCGACCTGCTCGACCGGGTCGGCTTCGAGGGGATGCGGCTGCCCGAGCTGCGCCGCGTCACCCAGGCCGGCGGCCGGCTCGCGCCGGAACGCGTCGTGCGATACGCCGAGTTGGGGCGCCGCGCGGGCTGGGAGCTGTTCGTGATGTACGGGCAGACGGAGGCGACGGCCCGGATGGCCTATCTGCCGCCCCGACGCGCGGCCGAACGCCCGCAGGCTGTCGGCGTGCCCATACCCGGCGGTTCCTTCCGGCTCGAGCCGCTGGACGGCCCGGACGGCACCGGCGCGCCGGACACCGGCGAACTCGTGTACACGGGACCCAACGTCATGCTCGGCTACGCCGAGACCCCGGCGGACCTGGCGCTCGGCCGTACCGTCGGGGAACTGCGCACGGGAGACATCGCCCGGCGCGCATCCGACGGGCTCTACGAGATCGTCGGGCGACGCAGCCGGTTCGCGAAGATCCTCGGGCTGCGCATCGACCCGCAGCGCGTCGAAGGGCTGCTGGAGCGGCACGGCGTGCGCGCGTACTGCGCCGGGGACGACGACGCGCTGGCCGTCGCGGTGGCGAGCGAGGAGGGCGCGGAGGCGGACGCCTCGCGAGTGCGGCGCCTGGTCGCGGACGCATGCGGACTGCCGGTGCGCGCGATACGCGTCCGCGTGGTGCCGGATCTGCCCCGGCTGGCCACGGGCAAGCCCGACTACGAGGCCGTACGACGCCTGACCCGCCCCGCGGCGGAACCGTCCCGGGACAGCGCACGGAACCGCCCCGGCGAGGCGACGACCGAGGAACTGTGCCGCCTGTACGCCGAGATCCTCGACCGCAGGGACGTCACCGAGGACAGCAGCTTCGTCGGCCTGGGAGGCGACTCCCTGTCCTACGTCGAGATGTCGCTGCGCCTCGAAGAGGCACTGGGCACCCTGCCCGCCGACTGGCACACCACCCCCATCCGCGAGTTGCGGGCCCCCGGCCCGTCGCCGACCCCGCGCCCGGCGCGCCGAAGACGCACGCTGGAGACCGGCATCGCCCTGCGGGCCGTCGGCATCGTCCTCGTGGTCAGCGCACACATACCCGTCTACTTCGTCCAGGGCGGCGCGCATGTCCTGCTCGGCGTCGCCGGATTCAACTTCGCCCGCTTCCACCTCACCGACGCCCCGCGCGGGCGCCGTGTGCGCGCCCTGGGGCGCAGCATCCTGCGCATCGCCGTGCCGAGCATGGTGTGGCTGGCCTTCGCGCTGGCCCTGACCCGCGAGTACGACCTCGCCAACCTGCTGCTGGTCAACAGTCTCTTCCCACAGGACAATTCGCACCCCGAGTGGCGGTACTGGTTCGTGGAGGCGCTGGTCCACTTCCTGATCGTGCTGACCGCGCTCCTCGCTCTGCCGCTGCTGGACCGGGCCGAGCGGCGCAGCCCGTTCGGTTTCGCGCTGGGCCTGGTGGCGCTGGGGGTGATCGGCCGGTACGACCCGCTGGGGCTGGCCCACGTCCGGTTCCATCTGAGCCCCACCGTGGTGTTCTTCCTGTTCGCCCTGGGCTGGGCGGCGGCGCGGGCACGCACGGTGCCGCGGCGGCTGCTGCTGACAGCGGTACTGCTGGCCACCGTGCCGGGGCTGTTCCCCGGGGCTGAGGGCCAGTCGCTGCGGACGGTCGTCGTCGTGGCGGGGCTGGCCCTGCTGATCTGGGTGCCGGTGCTGCCCAGCCTGGACCCGGTCAACCGGCTGGCGGGGCTGCTGGCGGGCAGCTCGCTGTACATCTACCTGACGCATTTCCACGTCTACCCGTACATCCGCGACGACTCGCCCGTGCTCGCGCTGCTGGTCTCGCTGGCCGTCGGCGTGATGTACGGCTCCTTGGCGACCCGCCTGATGCGGTGCGCACCCAGGTGGCTCGACAGGCGGCGAGCGGCCGCGTTCGTGCAGGCTCCCGGCACTCGTTAG
- a CDS encoding alpha/beta fold hydrolase: MPTFRATDGTEIAYHLRGEGEPLVVLPGGPMRASAYLGDLGGLAAHRRLVLLDLRGTGDSAVPADPATYRCDHLVDDVEVLRDHMGLAHMDVLGHSAGGSLAMLYAARYPQRVARLALVTATPWALGMPPTAEERLAAARLREDEPWFTEAFAAFEAWLTGAGDFDPVFVPFFYGRWDEAAKEHDALGDDEYNDEAADVYGSDGAYDPPRTRAELSRLAAPVLVLAGELDGSPTPGLARRAADVFPDAEVAVQPGAGHHPWLDDPEWFVRCVVAFLNGSGGAPPAVNGGAWPRP; this comes from the coding sequence ATGCCGACCTTCCGCGCCACCGACGGGACCGAGATCGCCTACCACCTGCGTGGGGAGGGCGAACCGCTCGTCGTCCTGCCCGGTGGGCCCATGCGGGCCTCCGCCTACCTGGGCGACCTCGGCGGACTGGCGGCGCACCGGCGGCTCGTGCTCCTCGACCTGCGCGGCACCGGGGACTCGGCCGTGCCGGCCGACCCGGCCACGTACCGCTGCGACCACCTGGTGGACGACGTGGAGGTGTTGCGCGACCACATGGGGCTCGCCCACATGGATGTGCTCGGGCACTCGGCGGGCGGCAGCCTGGCCATGTTGTACGCCGCCCGGTATCCGCAGCGGGTGGCACGGCTGGCGCTGGTGACCGCGACACCATGGGCGTTGGGGATGCCGCCCACGGCGGAGGAACGGCTGGCCGCCGCCCGGTTGCGGGAGGACGAGCCCTGGTTCACGGAGGCGTTCGCCGCGTTCGAGGCATGGCTGACCGGGGCGGGTGACTTCGACCCCGTCTTCGTGCCCTTCTTCTACGGGCGCTGGGACGAGGCGGCCAAGGAGCACGACGCGCTCGGCGACGACGAGTACAACGACGAGGCCGCCGACGTCTATGGCTCCGACGGCGCCTACGACCCGCCCCGGACCCGCGCCGAGCTCTCCCGGCTCGCCGCCCCGGTCCTCGTCCTCGCCGGCGAACTCGACGGATCCCCCACCCCCGGCCTCGCCCGACGCGCCGCCGACGTCTTCCCCGACGCCGAAGTCGCCGTGCAGCCCGGCGCCGGGCACCATCCGTGGCTGGACGATCCGGAGTGGTTCGTGCGGTGCGTCGTCGCTTTCCTGAACGGGAGCGGGGGAGCGCCCCCGGCCGTCAACGGTGGAGCGTGGCCTCGCCCGTGA
- a CDS encoding ABC transporter permease, producing the protein MGRLLPGAGPGVRATDRRPPWVLIVPACVAALFALLPLGYLAVRALERGPGYAWDVVADERTLQLVGRSLGLALTVVAACLVLGVSLAWLTVRTALPGARAWSVLATLPLAVPSYVAAFTWLSAAPRTAGFAGAALALTLVSFPYVQLPVAAALRGIDPAQEEAARSLGHGPLSTFWRITLPQLRPAAAGGGLLVALYVLSDFGAVSLMRYDTFTWAIHTSYRASFDRTPAAALSVVLVVMTVALVAAEGRTRGRAGHARTGTGSARPIAAVPLGRWRIPALAWCSAVTAVAVAFPLGTLGYWLAVGTSATRDLGGLAETAWATLGVAAAGAALTTLLALPVGVIAARHRGRGARLLEQAAYAGHALPGITVALALVFFAVRYAYPLYQQLPLLICAYAVLFLPVAVAATRAAVLQAPPVLEDVARSLGRRPLRVLRDVTVPLAAPGVAAGAALTFVVCMKELPATLLLRPTGMDTLATRLWTETGAGSFAAAAPYAAALILLAAVPSYLLGRHRT; encoded by the coding sequence GTGGGACGGCTGCTCCCGGGCGCCGGCCCCGGCGTCCGCGCCACCGACCGCAGGCCTCCGTGGGTGCTGATCGTCCCCGCCTGCGTGGCGGCCCTGTTCGCGCTGCTCCCGCTCGGCTACCTCGCCGTCCGCGCGCTCGAACGCGGCCCCGGATACGCCTGGGACGTCGTCGCCGACGAGCGCACCCTCCAACTCGTCGGCCGCAGCCTGGGCCTCGCGCTCACCGTGGTGGCGGCCTGCCTCGTGCTGGGCGTCTCGCTGGCCTGGCTGACCGTGCGCACCGCCCTGCCCGGGGCCCGCGCCTGGTCGGTGCTGGCCACCCTGCCGCTCGCCGTGCCCAGTTACGTCGCCGCCTTCACCTGGCTGTCCGCCGCTCCGCGGACCGCCGGGTTCGCGGGGGCGGCGCTGGCCCTGACGCTGGTCAGCTTCCCCTATGTGCAGCTGCCGGTCGCCGCGGCGCTGCGCGGCATCGACCCGGCGCAGGAGGAGGCCGCACGCTCCCTCGGGCACGGCCCGTTGAGCACCTTCTGGCGGATCACGCTGCCGCAGCTGCGGCCGGCCGCGGCCGGCGGCGGGCTGCTCGTCGCGCTGTACGTCCTGTCCGACTTCGGCGCGGTCTCACTGATGCGGTACGACACCTTCACCTGGGCCATCCACACCTCGTACCGCGCCTCCTTCGACCGCACCCCGGCCGCCGCGCTGAGCGTCGTGCTGGTGGTGATGACCGTGGCGCTGGTCGCCGCCGAGGGCCGCACCCGGGGCCGCGCGGGCCACGCCAGGACCGGCACCGGCAGTGCTCGCCCCATCGCTGCGGTTCCCCTCGGACGCTGGCGGATCCCGGCCCTCGCGTGGTGCTCGGCGGTGACGGCCGTCGCGGTCGCCTTCCCGCTGGGCACCCTCGGCTACTGGCTGGCCGTCGGCACCTCCGCGACCCGGGACCTCGGCGGGCTCGCCGAGACGGCCTGGGCCACGCTGGGCGTCGCCGCCGCCGGAGCGGCCCTGACCACGCTGCTCGCCCTGCCGGTCGGCGTGATCGCGGCACGCCACCGGGGCCGCGGTGCCCGGCTGCTGGAGCAGGCGGCGTACGCGGGTCACGCGCTGCCCGGCATCACCGTCGCGCTCGCCCTGGTCTTCTTCGCCGTCCGCTACGCCTACCCGCTCTACCAGCAACTCCCGTTGCTGATCTGCGCCTACGCCGTGCTGTTCCTTCCCGTCGCCGTGGCCGCCACCCGGGCCGCCGTACTGCAGGCGCCACCGGTGCTCGAGGACGTCGCCCGCTCGCTGGGGCGACGTCCGCTGCGGGTGCTGCGGGACGTGACGGTGCCGCTGGCCGCTCCGGGCGTCGCCGCCGGGGCCGCGCTCACCTTCGTGGTCTGCATGAAGGAACTCCCCGCGACGCTGCTGCTGCGCCCCACCGGCATGGACACCCTCGCCACCCGGCTGTGGACCGAGACCGGTGCCGGGTCCTTCGCCGCGGCCGCCCCCTACGCCGCGGCACTCATCCTGCTGGCCGCCGTCCCCTCGTACCTGCTGGGCAGGCACCGCACATGA
- the paaK gene encoding phenylacetate--CoA ligase PaaK, with the protein MADTTELLDPGERLAPEALRALQLERLRGSLRQAYDNVPFYRASFDKAGVHPDDCGSLADLARFPFTTKADLRENYPFGMFAVPQDRIRRIHASSGTTGRPTVVGYTDADLSLWSDMVARSIRAAGGRPGDKVHVAYGYGLFTGGLGAHYGAERLGCTVIPASGGMTARQVQLIQDLGPEIIMVTPSYMLTLLDEFERQGVDPRGTSLRVGVFGAEPWTERMRHEIEERFAIDAVDIYGLSEVIGPGVAQECVETKDGLHVWEDHFFPEIVDPITGEVLPDGEEGELVFTSLTKEAMPVIRYRTRDLTRLLPGTARVFRRMAKITGRSDDMVILRGVNLFPTQIEEIVLRTPGVAPHFQLRLTREGRLDALTVRAEARPDASPGIRDAAAQAIAAAVKDGIGVSVAVEIVEPESLERSVGKIRRIEDLRPRQ; encoded by the coding sequence ATGGCGGATACGACGGAACTGCTGGACCCGGGGGAACGGCTCGCCCCGGAGGCGCTGCGGGCGTTGCAGCTCGAGCGGTTGCGCGGATCGCTGCGGCAGGCGTACGACAACGTGCCCTTCTACCGTGCGTCGTTCGACAAGGCAGGGGTGCACCCCGACGACTGCGGTTCGCTCGCCGATCTGGCCCGCTTCCCGTTCACGACCAAGGCCGACCTGCGCGAGAACTACCCGTTCGGGATGTTCGCCGTGCCCCAGGACCGTATCCGCCGTATCCACGCCTCCAGCGGCACCACCGGACGCCCCACGGTCGTCGGCTACACCGATGCCGACCTCTCCCTGTGGTCCGACATGGTGGCCCGCTCCATCCGGGCGGCGGGCGGACGCCCCGGGGACAAGGTGCATGTGGCGTACGGCTATGGGCTGTTCACCGGTGGGCTGGGCGCACACTACGGGGCCGAAAGGCTGGGCTGTACGGTCATCCCGGCGTCCGGCGGCATGACGGCCCGCCAGGTCCAGCTGATCCAGGACCTCGGGCCCGAGATCATCATGGTGACGCCGTCGTACATGCTCACCCTCCTCGACGAGTTCGAGCGGCAGGGCGTCGATCCGCGCGGTACGTCGCTGCGGGTGGGCGTCTTCGGTGCCGAGCCCTGGACCGAGCGGATGCGCCACGAGATCGAGGAGCGGTTCGCGATCGACGCCGTCGACATATACGGGCTGTCGGAGGTGATCGGGCCCGGGGTCGCTCAGGAGTGTGTGGAGACCAAGGACGGGCTCCATGTGTGGGAGGACCACTTCTTCCCCGAGATCGTCGATCCGATCACCGGTGAGGTGCTGCCGGACGGCGAGGAGGGGGAACTGGTCTTCACCTCGCTCACCAAGGAGGCGATGCCCGTCATCCGGTACCGCACACGGGACCTGACGCGGCTGCTGCCCGGGACCGCCCGGGTGTTCCGGCGAATGGCGAAGATCACCGGGCGCAGCGACGACATGGTCATCCTGCGCGGGGTCAATCTCTTCCCCACCCAGATCGAGGAGATCGTGCTGCGCACCCCTGGCGTGGCGCCCCACTTCCAGTTGCGTCTGACCCGGGAGGGCCGCCTCGACGCCCTCACCGTGCGTGCCGAAGCGCGCCCCGACGCCTCCCCCGGGATCCGGGACGCCGCCGCGCAGGCCATCGCGGCGGCCGTGAAGGACGGGATCGGGGTGTCGGTCGCCGTGGAGATCGTCGAACCGGAGTCGCTGGAACGCTCCGTGGGCAAGATCCGCCGCATCGAGGACCTGCGCCCCCGTCAGTGA
- a CDS encoding iron ABC transporter substrate-binding protein, with translation MRRPTARLITALTAIGLLVPALAACGSDDKGGGSGGGDDAALVIYSGRNEKLVKPILDKLEKAVGSEVDVRYGESAELAAQILEEGDRTKAGLFFSQDAGALGALSKEGMLEKLPQATLDKVDSAYRGGEGDWVGLSGRVRVIAYNPDKVDKAPDSVHDVVKPEWKGKVGFAPTNASFQAFVTGMRVLEGDDATRTWLKGLKANGKTYSNNLATLDAVESGEVSLGLVNHYYWYERVAEKGEDKVGAKLHFLPGGDPGALINVAGAAVLKDGGQSATAQKAVDYLLSKEAQTYFAEETKEYPLAAGVTSPVRDLPALDSLQAPDIDLSKLESLQETLAMLQDVGLV, from the coding sequence ATGCGACGCCCCACGGCCCGCCTGATCACCGCGCTCACCGCGATCGGCCTGCTCGTCCCCGCCCTCGCCGCCTGCGGCTCGGACGACAAGGGCGGCGGCTCGGGCGGCGGCGACGACGCCGCGCTGGTCATCTACTCCGGCCGCAACGAGAAGCTCGTCAAGCCGATCCTGGACAAGCTGGAGAAGGCCGTCGGCAGCGAGGTCGACGTCCGCTACGGCGAGAGCGCCGAGTTGGCGGCCCAGATCCTGGAGGAGGGCGACCGCACCAAGGCCGGGCTCTTCTTCTCCCAGGACGCCGGCGCGCTCGGGGCCCTGTCGAAGGAGGGCATGCTGGAGAAGCTGCCCCAGGCCACCCTCGACAAGGTGGACTCCGCCTACCGGGGCGGCGAGGGCGACTGGGTGGGCCTGTCGGGCCGCGTCCGCGTCATCGCGTACAACCCGGACAAGGTCGACAAGGCGCCCGACAGCGTCCACGACGTGGTCAAGCCCGAGTGGAAGGGCAAGGTGGGCTTCGCGCCCACCAACGCCTCCTTCCAGGCCTTCGTCACCGGCATGCGGGTCCTGGAGGGCGACGACGCCACCCGCACCTGGCTCAAGGGCCTGAAGGCCAACGGCAAGACCTACAGCAACAACCTCGCCACGCTGGACGCCGTCGAGTCCGGCGAAGTCTCCCTCGGCCTGGTCAACCACTACTACTGGTACGAGCGGGTCGCCGAGAAGGGCGAGGACAAGGTGGGCGCCAAGCTGCACTTCCTGCCCGGCGGCGACCCCGGCGCGCTGATCAACGTCGCCGGAGCGGCCGTCCTCAAGGACGGCGGGCAGAGCGCGACCGCCCAAAAGGCCGTCGACTACCTGCTGTCGAAGGAGGCGCAGACCTACTTCGCCGAGGAGACCAAGGAGTACCCGCTGGCCGCCGGCGTGACCAGCCCGGTGCGGGACCTGCCCGCGCTGGACTCGCTTCAGGCCCCGGACATCGACCTGAGCAAGCTGGAGTCGCTCCAGGAGACCCTGGCCATGCTCCAGGACGTCGGGCTGGTCTGA
- a CDS encoding cation:proton antiporter regulatory subunit translates to MGAPRLSSTPLPGIGVRYDLTTREQRRMSVVAHRDGSRTLSAYRTDDPDACALSVRLSSAEAATLIDALMPAHHSPNLLSTTELGLVAERVELSATSYWNGRLLGETRMRTETGVSIVAVLRRADAIPSPTPDFRLAGGDTLIVIGTREGVEAAAEILGRE, encoded by the coding sequence GTGGGCGCGCCACGCCTGAGCAGTACGCCGTTGCCCGGCATCGGAGTCCGCTACGACCTCACCACCCGTGAGCAACGCCGCATGTCCGTGGTCGCCCACCGGGACGGCTCGCGGACGCTGAGCGCGTACCGCACGGACGACCCGGACGCGTGCGCGCTGTCGGTCAGGCTCAGCTCCGCCGAGGCGGCCACGCTGATCGACGCGCTGATGCCGGCCCACCACAGCCCGAACCTGCTGTCCACCACCGAGTTGGGCCTCGTCGCCGAGCGCGTCGAACTGTCCGCCACCTCGTACTGGAACGGACGGCTGCTCGGCGAGACCCGGATGCGCACCGAGACCGGCGTGTCCATCGTGGCCGTACTGCGCCGCGCCGACGCCATCCCCTCGCCCACCCCGGACTTCCGGCTGGCCGGCGGCGACACCCTGATCGTGATCGGCACCCGTGAGGGCGTGGAGGCGGCCGCCGAGATACTCGGGCGGGAGTGA
- a CDS encoding cation:proton antiporter, with amino-acid sequence MHSSAVFLIEFGAIILGLGLLGRFAGRFQLSPIPLYLLVGLAFGKGGLLPLGTSEDFVAIGAEIGVILLLLMLGLEYTASDLVSNLKTQYPAGLVDAALNALPGACMALLLGWGPVAAVVLAGVTWISSSGVIAKVLGDLGRLGNRETPVILSILVLEDLSMAVYLPIVTALLAGTGLAAGSVTLAIALGAAGLVLLLAVRYGRHISRFVSSDDPEKLLLVVLGLTLLVAGLAQQLQISAAVGAFLVGIALSGEVAEGAHNLLAPLRDLFAAVFFVFFGLHTDPASIPPVLLPALALAVVTALTKVATGYWAAKRAGISVKGRWRAGGTLVARGEFSIVIAGLAVTAGIEPSLGPLATAYVLILVIVGPLTARYTEPVAMRLRRRRTGGSASPGVAAVEGEALTEAADAAYDTVDGQDVLGRS; translated from the coding sequence ATGCACAGCTCCGCGGTCTTCCTCATCGAGTTCGGTGCGATCATCCTCGGTCTCGGCCTGCTGGGCCGGTTCGCCGGGCGCTTCCAGCTCTCGCCGATACCCCTGTACCTGCTGGTCGGGCTCGCCTTCGGCAAGGGCGGCCTGCTTCCCCTGGGCACCAGCGAGGACTTCGTCGCCATCGGCGCCGAGATCGGCGTGATCCTGCTGTTGCTGATGCTCGGCCTCGAGTACACGGCCAGCGACCTCGTCTCCAACCTCAAGACCCAGTACCCGGCCGGACTCGTCGACGCCGCGCTCAACGCGCTGCCGGGCGCCTGCATGGCCCTGCTGCTCGGCTGGGGCCCGGTCGCCGCCGTCGTCCTGGCGGGCGTCACCTGGATCTCGTCCTCCGGCGTCATCGCCAAGGTCCTCGGCGACCTCGGCCGGCTCGGCAACCGCGAGACCCCGGTCATCCTGAGCATCCTCGTCCTCGAGGACCTCTCCATGGCCGTCTACCTGCCGATCGTCACCGCCCTGCTGGCCGGCACCGGTCTCGCGGCGGGGAGCGTCACCCTCGCCATCGCGCTCGGCGCCGCCGGGCTCGTCCTCCTGCTCGCGGTCCGCTACGGCCGCCACATCTCGCGCTTCGTCTCCAGCGACGACCCCGAGAAGCTGCTCCTGGTCGTGCTCGGCCTGACCCTGCTCGTGGCCGGACTCGCCCAGCAGCTCCAGATCTCGGCCGCGGTCGGCGCGTTCCTGGTCGGCATCGCGCTCTCCGGCGAGGTCGCGGAGGGGGCGCACAATCTGCTGGCGCCGCTGCGGGACCTGTTCGCCGCGGTGTTCTTCGTCTTCTTCGGGCTGCACACCGACCCCGCGAGCATCCCGCCGGTGCTGCTGCCCGCGCTCGCGCTGGCCGTGGTCACCGCGCTCACGAAGGTCGCCACCGGGTACTGGGCCGCCAAGCGTGCGGGGATCTCCGTCAAGGGCCGCTGGCGGGCGGGCGGAACCCTGGTGGCCCGCGGTGAGTTCTCCATCGTCATCGCCGGGCTCGCGGTGACCGCCGGCATCGAGCCGTCCCTGGGACCGCTGGCCACCGCGTACGTGCTGATCCTGGTGATCGTGGGCCCGCTCACCGCCCGCTACACCGAACCCGTGGCGATGCGTCTGAGGCGGCGGCGCACGGGTGGCTCCGCCTCGCCGGGCGTCGCGGCCGTCGAGGGCGAGGCCCTGACCGAGGCGGCGGACGCGGCGTACGACACGGTCGACGGGCAGGACGTGCTCGGCCGGTCATGA